Genomic DNA from Mus musculus strain C57BL/6J chromosome 11, GRCm38.p6 C57BL/6J:
GGGGTCCCAGGTGCCTCACCCTCCTTCCACCGTCAGCCTGGACCCATGTACCTCGTAGGCCTCCCCACTGAAGTCACAGCCACAGAATTCACACTTGAGGCGGCGCTTAGGGCAGTCGTGCTGCAGGTGGGCAGGCAGGTCACGCCGGCTCAGCTTGGCTGGGCAGCGATTAGGGCAGGGGACTACATTGAAGCTGCAAGTGTTCAAGTGGCCCTGGTGGGACAGATAACAGTCAGTATCTGCCAAGGAAGGGTTAGTTCTAGCTCCCCACCCGAGCCTCACCTGTAGATGACGAAGTGGCCCGCTCCAGCGGCAGCCCTCCTCACTGTGGATGCAGCGGATAGCCAAGCCTAACACCTGGACCTCCAGCTCTGGGTCTGGGTAGATCTGTGGGCAGAGGACGGTGGAGTTGCTATCAGAGCCTGCTGGAGTTGCTATCCACCCCACTCTCAACTGAGCTGGCTGTGCCTGTAAGCCAGTAAtagcttctttgtttgttttggtttttggagacagggtttctctgtaaagccctggctgtcctggaactcactttgtagaccaggctggcctcgaacccagaaatccgcctgcctctgcctcccaagtgctgggattaaaggcgtgcgccaccacgcccggcagtaaTAGTTTCTTGATCAAAGACCTCTCAGACTATGTCTCTGTGCCCTAGGATGAAGGACAGAGTACAGTATGTATTTACTCTGTCTGACTTGGACCCTAGATTCCCCCAACATGGCTGCATGGGAACATGCTCCCTTCAGGGAAGCAGGCCATCAGCCTGCTCGGCCGTAAGGTAAACCCccttctgcttccttcctcttAGTGCAGGGGTCCTGGCCCCCAGCCACGGGAAGAGGAGGGAGCACTTTTTATGGGCACAGAGCAGCTCTGTGCACCCCTACAGGCTGGGCATTGTGCCTGCCCCCCCAGGGCAAACACAGCCTGCGTTTGCAAACTGGCCTGGTGGGAGAGAACAGGCTACCTTTGTGGGGGCACAAGATCATGAGGCTTGGGGTTGACACTGGCTCTGTGCCTCCTGGCTGCCAAGAGCTCCAGCCCCCAGCAAGGGCAACAGCCCATATACTATGTACCTAGGCTTCCAACCTAGCAGTATGGACTCACCTTGGCATAGTCCAGAGGAAGTTGGTCCTCAGGGCATTTGAAGACTCCTTCACTGAAAGGGAAGAAGGCAGGGTCAAGGCTCCTCAAGCCCTGGGCTTCACCCTGTCAGTCAGGGTAGCCTCCCTCCCTTGCCAGGCCCCTTCCTAGCCTGCCATGGCTGAGACAAAGGGACAAGAGAAGTCAGAAGGGACCCACTTTTCAAGGGTACTAAACGACCCACAAATGGCATTCTAGGTCCAGTGCGGACAGACACAGCTGCCTTGGGCAGCACTTTCCCAACAGGTGGCAGCTGGCGTCCCCTCCCCCCAGGACAGCAGCTGGACTTGAAAGAAACAGGCATGCTGCCACCCGCTTCCCCAAGAATGGTTTTCATTGGCTACTCTGAAAGCTGACGGGAGGGTATACAGGGATGGGCTTGGATTAAATGCCAGGGCTACCCAGCCTCCATGACGGTGCCAAGCCTAGAACCAAGGCTAAGGTCATCTTGAGGCCACTTTATACTATCCCTTCTCCTCTTTGAGGGTGTGTTTCTTAAAAGAGTGGGAAGGAATAGCAGGGCCCCCGGCTCTGTGCTCCCACCATCCATTCCTCACACTCCCTCCTGGCCTTCACCACTTGCCTCTGAGAGGCAATTCAAAagatggaggggtgggggaggaagcaAAAAACCAATCAGAGGCTCCCTAGTAAAGCAGCACCtgggtatgtctgtctgtctgtggtatGTCTGTCTGTGGTAACTCAGGCTTTAACCACAGGCAGAGCTCCTGAAACTTGGCCACCCTAAcacctgccagctctcctgtccCTCTTCTCCCATCTCCACACAGATATTAACACCCACAGAGCCTGGTAGCATGCTTCCTCCTGCCAGTATGGCCCAACTGACCCCTACAAGACCTGTCACACATGACTGCCATGGCCCAGGCAAGGCATGGGCTCACCCAGCAAGACTGAAAGCCCCCAGGCTCTGCATTCCTGGCAGATCTGAGTCAGGTAGGCCTCAAGGCGGAAGCAGAGACTACAGGGCGGCCCTGCTGTAACAGCACTGTCCAGAGCCTGGGCAGTCCATATCCCAGGTGCCCAGTCCATCAAAGCACCTCCTCTTGGTCCACACTACTGGCCATGTCCCTGATgcgaaggacccaagtgaggcaCTAAAGAGCTATGCCTGCACCCAGGAGCAGCCTTCCTGGCTCAATCTGGGTAAtagccagcagcagcaggagtaAAAGAGGGGTGGGCCAAGGGGGAGGGGGGTCCACTTGGCTGCTTCTGGAATGTGCTGACCCGGTGGTTTTGAAGACAGCAAGGGGACTAAGGCAGGTCCCTAGGCTTCAGGCAGCAGCTAACTCTGCAGCTTGGGGCCCAGCCAGGACAAAAGGTTTGGCCAAGGCTATGGACAACCTAACTTGTAGGGTAGGGGTGAtagtggggaggcagagcctgCTCAATCACCTCTTTCCTCCAGAAGCCACTAAACACAACTGGatcgtgggggaggggagaaggcagaggcagctccTGGCTGAGCAGTGGAGGCCCAAGCCCAGGGGAGAAgacaggatggggggagggggtagtgggagaggaagaggggatttccgggaggaggaggggcagaagCAGCCTCGAGGGGACTGAGAAGGAGGTGAAGGAGGGAACAAGGCCTGACAGACCCCTCCTGGCTCCTTCCCCGAGGCAGTAAGGGTGGGTCAGCTGGAGGAGGGGGCTGGCTCAGCTGGCCTCATCTGGAAACCAGAGGGCCAGGAAGGGAGCCGGGAAGACAATGGGCCCGTGTGTGTCTGTAGAGGAGTTAAGTGTGTACATTTCAGGGAGGAGggccagagggaggagggagaaaagaagggaggaggggggaccACAGCAGCTTGAGCAGGAGCATATGTGAGAGCAGGAGCCCGCGGCTGCTAGGAACAAAAAACAAAGGGCCTGCTGAGATTTCCGCCAGCCAGGGGCTTCGGAAGACAGTGGGGACGAAGCACTGAGGCACAAGTCCCACATTGCTTTCCCTGCCAGTTCCCCTCGCGGGACCGCGGCAGACTCAGCCTGCCTTGTGCTCTAGAGCACGACCTCCACGGGCGTTGGGGCTCCCCGATCTCCCCTCCAACATGCAGCCTTCAGTGCCAGGAGCCTCAAGACCGCCCAGGGGTGCCCAGAAATGTGAGCGATGCCTGAGGCCGCAAGGCAGGACCTGGATCCTCAGTGGGCACAGGGCATTCAGTACCAACCCGGGTGGCCGATGTACCAACCATCCATTGTACTCAAGACCCCAAGGGAGGGTTCCCCACTTAAGAGGCGGGGAGGGCTGCAGGTCACAGTCCAACCTCTACTGCTTGGCCACACGCAGCCCGGGCTGGATTCCCAGCTAAAGACTTGAATCGTGTGACCCTGGGCAAATCGCAGCCCTTATTTTTTTGAATCTCTGAAATGGGAGAACAATAGCGGCCGCTCTCTCAACgtcagagaggaaaagaagaggttGGACAGGTGAAAACTCCAGCGGCTTGAGTGCCGCGCGGGAGAGAGAGGCTTTGTCCTTCCCTTCCCTAAAGGATTCAAAGTTCAAGACTGTGGCCGCTCGGGCTCTCAGGTAGGGGGGAAGGGCCGGCTACGGGTCAGGAAGGGCGGCTTTCCCTCCGCCAGAGCGTGGGGAGGCAGTTTTTCCTACCTGGAGCTGGGCAGGTAGGACCCGAGACCCTACGCTTGGGTGCGTAAGGTCCTCCCCAGGGCCCTGACGTCACTGCCGCCCCTTGACATCATGGTGGGCGCTCCTGAGGTCACCGGGCGGCCTCGCAGACAAAGGCGCGACGTGTCTCCGGCCCGAGCCCGTCCCCCGTGCACCGCCCTCATCCCCCTGCACTGCCGGCGGAGGCCCACCGCCCCGGGTCGCACCTGAGAAACTCCTGCAGGCAGGTGTCGCAGAAGCGGTGGCCACAAGTAGACACCTGCACAGGCTCGCGCATGGGCTTCCCGCACAGTGGGCACAGCAGCCGCCGCTTGGGCTTCTCCAGGAACTTGTAGTCGAAGCCGGGCATGGCGGGCTGGCAGCGGGCACGGGCGAGCGGGGCCGGGCACGCGGCGGCCCCACAGCCCGCGCCTCGCTCGGGCCGCGTTTCCCGGCTGCGGGCGGCGCCGACTGGCGGCCGAGACCGGCCCGGGTCCGCAACCCCGCCCGCCGGAAGAGGGGGCGGAGCCGCGTCCCCATGGTCCTAGAGCCCGCCCTCGTGCCCCGCCCACTCCACAACCCCTCACTCCGAATGCTGTCGCACTCCGAACTCTGCCCTGGCTTTGAAAGTTAAATTAGGCTTCTCTTTCCCGCTGGAACTCCGAGTGTGGCCGAGAGTCTTCCAGAAGCGGGTCCCCTTGCGTTACGATGGTGCCTATCAGGTCGCACCACAAAGACTTGACACTTTAGAGGCCACCTTAAGGTCTCCTGCGCCACGCGCCGCTCAGGGACCCGGGGCCCTAGCTTCTAGGTGCTAGGCAGCGAAGCCTGGCAACAGGATCCCAGTAAACCAGGCTAGAGCAAGGAAACTGGGCTGGGCGCTGGGCCAGCGGAACCTCGGCCCCAGCCCTCAGGCCTCTGGCTGCGCCCACATTCCTCCTGGCCGCTGCCCTGCAACCACAGTCGGGCCCAACCCAGTCTTGGGGTGTCTAGCGGCCACTTCCACCCACCCAGTAAGAGATCATAAGCCAAGCAggcatttgatatttttattagtgATACTTTGAAACCTTTGAGAAATTGGTCGGGTTACCTTTCTCCCCAGTCTAGGTCTGGTGAATAGCCTGGGGAAAGGGCAACCTTTCAGCAGTATCTCCtcagcaaacaaaaaaatagctCCAGCACCCCCTCCCtaagaggtgtgtgtggggaggggtgcCTTCGCAGGGGTTGTGCAAACCCTTGCCTCAGGGTAAGATAGAAAAGGGGGCTCCCTCCAACCTATCAGCTGCAAGCTATGCAGAGATTAGGCTAGCCTAATGACCAGTCCAAACAAGCCCTGGCTTGCCCTATTCCAAAGCATGGCATGAGTCTCCAAGAGGACACCGTCAGGGACTTACTTTCTAACTGGGCTGAGGGTGGTTGGAGAAaggtgcgttttttttttttagcaaaggtTTTGAAGGCCGTCCTTCTGTTGACCCCTGCCAGACTGGAGCCTTGCAGATATTTACTAAGATAAAGAGCTTTGGAGACAGGGACTTGGGGGAACAGAGTAGACTTCACTGGCCTTTCTACCCCATTGACGACACAATCCAGGACGCTGACAACAGTCATTCCTCGGGCACCTGCATTTTTCAGAATACTCAAAGGTGGTCTCTTGGATCATCCTGTCGCCTCAGGGGGGAACTGGTTCATCTGTGACTGCTGAAGAGTATCAAAGAGAAGCTACTACTGCCTTTCTGGAGGCAACGCCTACAGCAAGCATCAGCCCTCTTTGATTTCATTGGGCCCTGGAGCCAGAACCCTCCTGCCAGGCCAGAAAGGGAAGTTTTCCTATCAACTGGCTCCAGGAAGTATTAGGAGCAAGAATTCACACAAGGTGTGGAGAGCCATAGAAGCAGCCTTTTCTCCCTGAGGGGGGAAATGGCGTCCCCTCCCCATTTCCCACATTTTTCTGGGGGCAGAAGATTGCTCTGGGTGGGTAATTTGGGTTATAACTATGGAAGATAGAGTGGGGAGTAGAGGGGAGTTGGGTTCACCCTAGTGATGTGGGTGAGATAGGAGAAGAAAACTCACATCGAACAGCCAGCAGAGTGTTCCCATGGCAGCAGGACACTGAAGTCACCATGTAAGGATGAGTCTCATCCAGCTGCACTGGCCTAGGCAGCCCCGCATCCTCATCCCTCCTTCCCAGTCGGCCTCGGGTTCCTTTGCCCCAAGAATACACTTCCCCCTCTGCCAAAATTGGAAAGAGTGGGGCATTAACTAAGCAATCAGCTGAACACTGGACAGCAAGAACAACTCCACAAGGAAGGTGGTGAGTATAACCCACCATATTCCTGCCGTGGTCCACCTGCATCCGGTCCACCCGCATCTTGCCCACCCTCACCTGCCCCAACGGCCACAGTGAAGGCATCCCCGCAGGCCACCATCACCAtcttgatgccctccaggccttGGACCCGACAGGGTGCCCTGCTGACCCTGCGGGAACTGGTGCCCAGCTGTCCATGTTGATTGCTGCCAAAAGTATAGCAGTCCCCAGAAGCTGTGGAGACAgaagacaagcaaggaaaggacaGTGGTGCAGAAGTCTGGACAAAGCCCGGCGAATCCCCTGCAGGCCTCCCATGCCTAGGTCCTACACACCAGTGATAGCAGCTGAATGAGCAGTGCCAAGGTCCACACACAGCAGGGGCTCCTGGTCCAGAGGTGCAGAGCCCAGTGGTGTGAAGCTCAGGGCCTCCTCCACTTGCTGGTAGGGAACAGGCTCCTCGTCCAGGGATAGGTGGTCCAAGCCTAGCTTGTTGAACCTAAGGATGGAGCCAGAAGTTTGTATCAGCCGCCTGCCTTTCTCCCACCGCAGGGAGTCTCTGCAGGGATTGCTAGGATCTATAGCTCCAAGAGACAAATCCTAAGGCTCTGAACCTTAGAACGAGGAGGAAGGCAATAAGGACTGAGATACTTTGCATCCAAGGAGGGCGGGGAGGCAGCCCTAGCACCTTGATGCCCCAGTACCTGTTACTTCCACAGGCCAGGACCCTGCCTGGAGAGGTGAGGATCATGGAAGAGTCAATACCACAGACAACTCTCTGAGCTTCCTGTCCTGGGGCCACAGGCACCTGCTGAGGGCAGTTATGGGACTCCCTGGTGCCTAGTCCCAGTCTacctaaaagaacaaaagaaaacaaaacaaaatgggatTAGTTTGAGCTTCAGAGATGGTAATGCTGCCTGAATAAAATGGCTagaggctgtcctcagactcaaaTGCTTTTCCTAGGCCTCTTCCAGGCTAGCTGAAGCTATAAAGCAATGAAtggtctgtctcaaaataaataagtagataaataaataaaaattaaaatcccaACACTCAAAAGCAAGACACCAAGTTGCAGGTGAGACTCCCATCTCATCAAAATGAAAGACCCTATCCAGATGCCACCCACCTTCCCAGGGTGACAACTGCCCCCCTTTAATCCCACAGTGTTAATCTTTGCTATAGCCCTGGTGTCCTCTAGACTCCCCTGTAACATACACACTTTACATCTGAGTCCACCAGGACAGGAATCCCTCTATGACATTACCAGTGTCAGTACCTAGCCCAGTGGGCGAGGGGAGCAGGTCACTGATAAGAGCGTGTCCTTGTGTGTAAAGTCTGACTCCTAGCATTGCAAAAATAGATAAGCAATGTGCCAACACCTCATTTATCTTATCTGAGCACTAATAAAGTATGAAATATGGTTCGTTCAATGAATGAATAGAATtcgagaaaaaaaaagggggggaaggaAAGAATGGGCCACGGAGAGGTAGACAGGTATAGGAATGAACAAAGCATGATGGAGAAGTTGTGAGAGGGACCCTAAAcactggagctgggcagtgggcTTACCACCATCTCCTCTGCCCCAGGCGAATAACTCTCCATCTGTGGACAGGGCCAGCACATGAGAGGCCCCACAGGCCACCTGCACCATCTCATAGCCCAGCAAGGCTTCTACAATGGTGggctagagaaagaaaaaaaaaaagtgaaggatTTGCCTCCTACCATGGTCTGAGTCCCCTCCCCTGCAAGCCGGAAGTTGGAGGCTGCAAATTCTCAGAAGGTAACTGTCTCTTTAACTCCAACCACACCCACCGCACGCACAGTGGCACAGTGCGGCAGAAACAGCAACAGGTGGGAAGCCACTGGGGAAGGAAGCTTCCAGTACTTCCCCGATCTAACCCAGCGCAGGTGCAGCCTGGGAGTTGCGCTCACTTCCCCTCTCCAGGGTACGGGGACCACCCACCTGGCTGATGTCAGTCAGGTTGCCGTGACCTAAACACCCATTGCTGCCACTGCCGAACGTCATGATAATGCCTCGGTCTGCggaggagggcagggagaggaagagggcatTTCGAGTAGTGTGGTTCACTTACAGGTTGGAGGAGGGAGATGAAACTGGGAGTCGATGTCTGGTCTGGTGGCACCAGTATGTTACTACTGAAGCTACTCAGTTTGAGGGAGAATTGCAAGTCTGACTGGTGAAACTTAGTGAAACGCTGCCTCAAAACAAGTTAAAacaaagcctggtgtggtggtgcacgtctttaataccagcactcaggaggcagaagcaggaggatctctaaagttccaggccagccaaaactACTACTCCCTGgcaagaccttgtctaaaaaaaaaagcaaagcaagcaagcTTAAGATTGTTGTAACTCAGTAGTAGAAAGTGTACATCATGTACAAGAACATAGGTTCAACCTCCAgtattggggtgggggggatgggagggggggaTGGGGAATGCCCACACTGAAATATTGAAAAGGAGTTAAAGGACAGCCCGGGGCTGGGTGGGGCGGTGCGGGTGAAAGATaggtccccctttttttttttttttgagagggtttttctgtgttgccctggctgccctggaactcactctgtagaccagttggcctcgaactcagaaaatctacctgcctcccatgtgctgggataaaggtgtgcGCCTCTACTGCCCGGCTAGGTGGTCCTTTATAGTGTGTCATTTTGAACTAGTGAGAGCTTTATTTTCCCCATCTATCAAATGGGGATACAATAACACATTTACTGCCAGACCTACTATGCCAGGAAAAGGCGCTGAAGTCAACAAATTGCTGCCACTACTAGATAGAAAGAGTAAATTTTTAGGAGAGAGAAATATTAATTGACCTATTTGAGATGAGAGAAGTTACACTGTCTGGCTTCCTCCTGTCCGTACAGAGGACACTCCCCGGACAAGTTTACCTGTCAAGCAAGCGGTGAACAGGTCCCCGCAGGCCACATGCTTGATGGTCACACCTGACTGGCCTTCCAGGAAACGAGAGACAAACTGGGGCTGAGGCAGCTCCACGGCTCCAGGAAGGAGTGTGCCGCCTCCAGCTCCCAGGGGTGGGGCCTGCAGAGGAGTGGATAACTCCTGAGAACCTTGCTGGGCTCCCATCCTCACCAGTCCAAGCAAGGCCACTGCCAACCTGCTCACCTCCCACAGGATGAGGCGTCCAGAGCGCGTAACGCCAGCCTTCTGCGTGCGCCCAGCGGCTACCTGGACCACCTCCGTGTTGAGCATTGGCAACCTCAGGGGACTGCTAAGGCCACCACCCCAAGCGTAGACCGAAGACAGTGGCGGTGGGATAGCCGGTCTCACAGGTCCCCGGGGGACACCTGCAAGGCCAGAGTTTGAGGCTAAACTAGTGGAAATGGTAGAGAGTCGAGAGCTCCAGCGGCTGGTCCTGAACTCACCCCTACATCGGGCACTGGTGGCCCTGCTCCCTGTGCTGCCAGAGGCTATAGGTGGTCCTGGGGTCAGGGACTTCTCTGCCCTGCGGAATACAAAGGGGCCTCAGGACAAGGGCTGTCTCTGACAGTCCTACGTGACTAACACGTAATGAACAGTTGGCCCTAAACCTCCTATGTTCTCACTGGGTGCCCGCCCCAGGACCCATCTCCCTGCACAGGCCTCCGCATGCGCACGCTGCCCACATCGGTGTGGATGTTGAGTAGGGCCCGGATGCAGAGGGGCTGCGCCATGATGTGGCTGAGGGGTGGCCTCTGTGCAGGTTCCAGGCTAAGCAGACTCAGGACGAGCTGGCGAAGCTCAGGGCTGTACCGGTCAGAGATGGGTGCGAAGGTGCCACTCATGATCTTCAGCACCAGGGCTGGCAAGTTCTGTGAAAGCACAAGTGGGGGTAGCCAAGGTGCTGGGTCAGGCTCTTCTGTAGTACCCCCAATGACAGAATAAAAACAGGTCTACCCGCTGGAAGCTTCAGTCTCATTGGAAAAGCCAGaaagggtgggggatggggctggagcaatggctcagcactttagaggtcctgggttcaattcccagcaaccatctggtagctcacgaccatctataaggtgatctgatgccctcttctggcctgtaggagtacatgcagatagaacactaatatacataaaattaaaaaaaaaaaaaaaagtggtggcacacgcctttaatcccagcactctggaggcagtggcaggtggatttctgagttcaaaaccagcctggtctacaaagtgagttccaggaaagccagggctatacaaagaaaccctgcctcgagggaaaaaaaaaagcagaatagTAGGAGAGCCTAACACTACTTTCAGAACTTCCTAGTCTGACACAGAGGCTTCAGCTATGTCCTCGGAAACCCCCGGGGGCTTTAAGAAACCCCAGGCTTACTCTTAGGAATGTCTATAATCTCATGGAAGAGTCAGAGAGGTCACATCCATATGCTCAGGAATTCCCAGGCTAAAGCAGGACTCAAGGCTTACCATAGGCTAAGCTGAGCAAGATCTTGAGAGGCCCTGGCCTTAGGGGAACCCACCAGCAGGTATGGAGACTGATGGTGCCTCAGCCCGCCACAGGCGAAGGAACACAGAAGTGGTCAGAGCTATGGCAAAGGAGCTAGGGTTCCCATTCCCTTCGTGGCGTCTGTACTCACTGCAGCCTCGAAGGCCCTCTTGAGGCTGGCCAGCTCATATAAGACACAGCCCAGAGCCCAGATGTCACTCTTCTGGTTGTAGGGTTTGCCCTCACACAGCTCAGGGGAGATGTAGCAGGGTGTACCCACCACCTGCAGGAGGGAAGCCTGTATTACAGCCCTgggaggagagggacagaggcTCTGGCCAGAGACTCATTTGGGGATAGCTTCTCAAAGCAGGCCTTGGGGCTCCCTCTTCAGGGCCATCTAGACAGGGactgagggaaggggaaggggcaggaCTGTGGAGCAAGCCTCAGCTCTCAGGACCCCCAGTGTCCCCCGCACGTCTAGGCACCGTGTAGGCCTTGCTCTTGCTGCTGAGGATCTTAGAGATGCCAAAGTCACCGATCTTGACCACCATGCGGTGTTTGTCAAGAAGGATGTTCTGTGTCTTGAGGTCCCGATGCAGGATGAgatgtgtgtgcacgtgatgcAGAGCCAGCAGGATCTGCACAAAGAAGTGAAGGATCGTCTCCTCCTCTAGCAGAGAGTTGCAGCGCTTCTGGATGAACTCGGCCAAGGTGCCACCTGTGGCCCAGAGAACCAATCACGACCAGGACTTTACCACAATGGGAACAACCCGCTGCTGTTAATAGAACAGGACACTAGAAGCAGAGATGGTGAGGAGCCTGTCATGGCCACACCCAAGTGGGGCCAGAACTCTGTACGTCTGGCCTCCAGCCAAGTCGGCTCCAGAGGGAAGGCGCCTAATGGTGTCCGGCTCTCCTGGAGGGTGACGGCCCCTCTAGGCTGAGGCAAAGCATCCTACCTGGTGCGTACTCCATAGCAATCATGAGGGCCTTGTCCTCTAGGAAATTCTCATAGTACTCGATGACGTTGGGGTGGTTGAGCAGCTTGAGCACCTGGCACTCGTTCTGGGCCGCCTGCCTCTCTTCTTTGGTCATCTGTTCCACTGGGATCTGCTTGAGGATCACCAGCTTCTGGTCGGCCTTTCGCAGGCACAGGTGCACAATCCTAGGGACACAGAGCACCGAGCAGGCGCCAGCTAAGCCTCCAGCCACACGTTAGATTAGAGCGGCCCAGAGCCACACAGTTCTGAGATGATTAAGCGGGGCATGGTAGAGGGTACAgaggatctgaagttcaaggccCTGTCTCGAGAACAAAacggtctggagagatggctctgcatcCAATTCAGCaggctcaaaaccacctgtaactccagcttcaaaggATCTCATGACCTTTCCTGGCCTCCAACAGTGGCATTCACtcacatacaaaattaaaataataaatataaatcttggcctggagagatggctcagtagctaagagcactggctgctcttccagaggacctgggtttgattccccacacccacatggcagatccagtttcagaggctccaacattctcttctgacctccacagacacataaaataaaaacaaatgttttaaaaagggaaaactggggctggagagatgactcagtggttaagggcaccgactgctcttccagagatcctgagttcaattcccaacaaccacatggtggctcacaaccatctgtaatgggatctcatgGCCTTTTCTggggtctgaagacagtgatagtgtactcataaaataaattaaacaaataaataattcaaaaagggggggggaatttTACCCTCCTTGTGACCTATGTAAAACTaggtcacatttaaaaaaatgccttCTTCATATATAAATCTGTACAATGCATTCATAAacagtttgctttgttttgggttttagcttttaaaaatatttattttatatgcataaatGTTTGGCCTGCATACACGTTTGTGCCCacggaagccagaggagggtactgaatcccctggaactgctgtgtgtgtggaTCCTTGGAATAGAACTCTGTCTCCTTCAAGAACAAGTGCTTTAACCAccgaaccatctttccagctcctggtttcAAGATTTTGAAATAGAGTGTCACTACACAGCATGGGATAACCTTGAAAACTCAGTgttcccaggttggccttaaattccCTAACCCCAGCTTTCTGAGAGCTGAGAGTCCAGGcttctgaaattcttttctgagtACAGGCCTGTGCAAAGACCTCAAACTTCAGC
This window encodes:
- the Nek8 gene encoding serine/threonine-protein kinase Nek8 yields the protein MEKYERIRVVGRGAFGIVHLCLRKADQKLVILKQIPVEQMTKEERQAAQNECQVLKLLNHPNVIEYYENFLEDKALMIAMEYAPGGTLAEFIQKRCNSLLEEETILHFFVQILLALHHVHTHLILHRDLKTQNILLDKHRMVVKIGDFGISKILSSKSKAYTVVGTPCYISPELCEGKPYNQKSDIWALGCVLYELASLKRAFEAANLPALVLKIMSGTFAPISDRYSPELRQLVLSLLSLEPAQRPPLSHIMAQPLCIRALLNIHTDVGSVRMRRAEKSLTPGPPIASGSTGSRATSARCRGVPRGPVRPAIPPPLSSVYAWGGGLSSPLRLPMLNTEVVQVAAGRTQKAGVTRSGRLILWEAPPLGAGGGTLLPGAVELPQPQFVSRFLEGQSGVTIKHVACGDLFTACLTDRGIIMTFGSGSNGCLGHGNLTDISQPTIVEALLGYEMVQVACGASHVLALSTDGELFAWGRGDGGRLGLGTRESHNCPQQVPVAPGQEAQRVVCGIDSSMILTSPGRVLACGSNRFNKLGLDHLSLDEEPVPYQQVEEALSFTPLGSAPLDQEPLLCVDLGTAHSAAITASGDCYTFGSNQHGQLGTSSRRVSRAPCRVQGLEGIKMVMVACGDAFTVAVGAEGEVYSWGKGTRGRLGRRDEDAGLPRPVQLDETHPYMVTSVSCCHGNTLLAVRSVTDEPVPP
- the Nek8 gene encoding serine/threonine-protein kinase Nek8 isoform X2 produces the protein MEKYERIRVVGRGAFGIVHLCLRKADQKLVILKQIPVEQMTKEERQAAQNECQVLKLLNHPNVIEYYENFLEDKALMIAMEYAPGGTLAEFIQKRCNSLLEEETILHFFVQILLALHHVHTHLILHRDLKTQNILLDKHRMVVKIGDFGISKILSSKSKAYTVVGTPCYISPELCEGKPYNQKSDIWALGCVLYELASLKRAFEAANLPALVLKIMSGTFAPISDRYSPELRQLVLSLLSLEPAQRPPLSHIMAQPLCIRALLNIHTDVGSVRMRRAEKSLTPGPPIASGSTGSRATSARCRGVPRGPVRPAIPPPLSSVYAWGGGLSSPLRLPMLNTEVVQVAAGRTQKAGVTRSGRLILWEAPPLGAGGGTLLPGAVELPQPQFVSRFLEGQSGVTIKHVACGDLFTACLTDRGIIMTFGSGSNGCLGHGNLTDISQPTIVEALLGYEMVQVACGASHVLALSTDGELFAWGRGDGGRLGLGTRESHNCPQQVPVAPGQEAQRVVCGIDSSMILTSPGRVLACGSNRFNKLGLDHLSLDEEPVPYQQVEEALSFTPLGSAPLDQEPLLCVDLGTAHSAAITASGDCYTFGSNQHGQLGTSSRRVSRAPCRVQGLEGIKMVMVACGDAFTVAVGAEGEVYSWGKGTRGRLGRRDEDAGLPRPVQLDETHPYMVTSVSCCHGNTLLAVRFTDEPVPP
- the Nek8 gene encoding serine/threonine-protein kinase Nek8 isoform X3 produces the protein MEKYERIRVVGRGAFGIVHLCLRKADQKLVILKQIPVEQMTKEERQAAQNECQVLKLLNHPNVIEYYENFLEDKALMIAMEYAPGGTLAEFIQKRCNSLLEEETILHFFVQILLALHHVHTHLILHRDLKTQNILLDKHRMVVKIGDFGISKILSSKSKAYTNLPALVLKIMSGTFAPISDRYSPELRQLVLSLLSLEPAQRPPLSHIMAQPLCIRALLNIHTDVGSVRMRRAEKSLTPGPPIASGSTGSRATSARCRGVPRGPVRPAIPPPLSSVYAWGGGLSSPLRLPMLNTEVVQVAAGRTQKAGVTRSGRLILWEAPPLGAGGGTLLPGAVELPQPQFVSRFLEGQSGVTIKHVACGDLFTACLTDRGIIMTFGSGSNGCLGHGNLTDISQPTIVEALLGYEMVQVACGASHVLALSTDGELFAWGRGDGGRLGLGTRESHNCPQQVPVAPGQEAQRVVCGIDSSMILTSPGRVLACGSNRFNKLGLDHLSLDEEPVPYQQVEEALSFTPLGSAPLDQEPLLCVDLGTAHSAAITASGDCYTFGSNQHGQLGTSSRRVSRAPCRVQGLEGIKMVMVACGDAFTVAVGAEGEVYSWGKGTRGRLGRRDEDAGLPRPVQLDETHPYMVTSVSCCHGNTLLAVRCEFSSPISPTSLG
- the Nek8 gene encoding serine/threonine-protein kinase Nek8 isoform X1: MEKYERIRVVGRGAFGIVHLCLRKADQKLVILKQIPVEQMTKEERQAAQNECQVLKLLNHPNVIEYYENFLEDKALMIAMEYAPGGTLAEFIQKRCNSLLEEETILHFFVQILLALHHVHTHLILHRDLKTQNILLDKHRMVVKIGDFGISKILSSKSKAYTVVGTPCYISPELCEGKPYNQKSDIWALGCVLYELASLKRAFEAANLPALVLKIMSGTFAPISDRYSPELRQLVLSLLSLEPAQRPPLSHIMAQPLCIRALLNIHTDVGSVRMRRAEKSLTPGPPIASGSTGSRATSARCRGVPRGPVRPAIPPPLSSVYAWGGGLSSPLRLPMLNTEVVQVAAGRTQKAGVTRSGRLILWEAPPLGAGGGTLLPGAVELPQPQFVSRFLEGQSGVTIKHVACGDLFTACLTDRGIIMTFGSGSNGCLGHGNLTDISQPTIVEALLGYEMVQVACGASHVLALSTDGELFAWGRGDGGRLGLGTRESHNCPQQVPVAPGQEAQRVVCGIDSSMILTSPGRVLACGSNRFNKLGLDHLSLDEEPVPYQQVEEALSFTPLGSAPLDQEPLLCVDLGTAHSAAITASGDCYTFGSNQHGQLGTSSRRVSRAPCRVQGLEGIKMVMVACGDAFTVAVGAEGEVYSWGKGTRGRLGRRDEDAGLPRPVQLDETHPYMVTSVSCCHGNTLLAVRCEFSSPISPTSLG